The following nucleotide sequence is from Heliomicrobium gestii.
AATCTCCGGCGAGGAATGGATCAACTCATAATAGGGCGCCACTGCCTTGGTCCACTCGGTAAAAGCGTTCGTCAAAAACTGGGGCGACGGCAGGTTTGACGCGATGGTGACCATCTCGACAACAAGGCGGCTGATGATCACGACCAGGCTGACACTCAAGATCCCGAGAAAGAGCAGCAGCGTCACAAAGGTGGTCAAACCCCGCGAAAGGCGCGTCTTCTTCGTCAAGAATTCGACAACGGGCTCAATAAGCAGGGCGATCATGGCGCCGAGCAAAAATGGCAACAGGTAGACGCCTAGACGGCCGAAAACCTCCACCGTCAGGGGCAGCGCGTATTGGATGACGAAGTAGGCGAGCCCGATAAAGAGGGCAATGACGGCAAGGCGCAGGAAATGGCCCAGCCAGTGTTGCCAGTCGTTCATCGCAGAAACTCCTCAAACAATCGCAAAAAGTAATAGGTCGCTGGCGCTGTCCAAAGGATGCTGTCAAAGCGATCGAGGACACCGCCATGTCCCGGGATCAGATCGCCGGAATCCTTCACGCCGGCGATTCGCTTCAGGGCTGATTCAGCCAGATCGCCCAGTTGCCCCAGAGCGGAGACAACCAGGGAAAAGGGCAACCAGATCACCCAAGAGTAGGCGGGAAACCAGCGAGGACCGAGAATGACGCCGACAAGGGCCGCCGCAATAAGTCCACCCAACGAACCTTCCATCGTCTTCTTGGGGCTGACCCGGGCGGCGAGCGGTCGCTTTCCGAGGGAACGACCGGCAAAATAGGCGCCTGTGTCGGTGGCCCAAGTCAGAAAAAAGGCGAGCAACACCGCCTCGACGCCGTTGGGCAGGCGACGCAACAGAACCAGGTGGCTCAGGAGCCAGGCGACGGCGAAGGCGCCGGTGAAGGCCAAGGCGCCGTCAGCCGGCTTCACCTTCGGGTAGGCCATGACGATATGGAAAAGAAAAGCGAGCCCGGCCGCCGCGGCGATGGCGGGAAGCGGCTCTCCGCCAAAATGGGCCGCCAAGACCAGCGCGACAGAGATCCCATAGCCTAACCAGGCTGGCGGATCCGTCTCCAAGCGCCGGACCATTTGCAGGTATTCATAGAAGCCACCGACAGCGAGCACCGCGACTGCCGCTGTCATAGCCCATCCGCCGGCCCAGACGACGGCAACCAGGAGGGGAACGCCGACGAGAGCGCTGGCGACGCGTTTCCAGAGCATGCAGGAAGCTCCTCCTAGACTTTGACTCCACCAAAGCGCCGGTCCCGTCCCTGAAAATCGACCAGCGCCTGGATCATCTCTTTCCGCCCGAAATCAGGCCAAAGGGTGGGTGTGACCCAGATCTCCGTATAGGCCGACTGCCAAAGGAGGAAATTGGAGAGCCGCAATTCGCCGGAAGGCCGAATCAACAGATCGGGGTCGGGCACATCCGCCGTATAAAGGTAGCGACTGAGAAATGCCTCATCAATGGACTCAGGGTCGATCGCACCTTCCTGGACCTGACGAGCGATCGTTTTGACCGCTTCGACGATCTCCACCCGTCCGCCGTAGTTCAGGGCTACGTTGAGGGTCAGTTTGTCATTGGCCGCCGTGTGGCGGACAGCCCGTTCCAGTTCTTGCCGGGGACTTTCAGGCAATTCGGAAACTTTGCCGATAGCGCGGATCTGGACACCCTTTTCATGGAGGGTCTCCAATTCCCGCTGCAGGTACTCGATGAGCAGATCAAAGAGCGCATTCACCTCATCGGCGGGACGCTTCCAGTTCTCTGTGGAAAAAGCATAGACCGTAAGGTAACGGATATGGAATTCTTCACAGGTCTCCAGGACGCGACGCAAGGATTGGACACCTGCCCGGTGACCGGCTGCGCGGGGCAACCCCCGGCGCTTGGCCCACCGGCCGTTGCCGTCCATGATGATGGCTACATGCTGGGGTATACGCTGGGGGTCTAGTTGTTGAATCAGCGACTGCTCCGGCTCGGCGTCCTTTGATCGGCCAAAGGGCCAAAACGATGGTGGCAAAGAGACCCCTCCCGTATGTGTTCCCTCTCTGTATAAAAAGCCGGGAGCGACGAACCCCCTCGGGGCCCCGAGGGGGTCTAGTCGACTCCATGGATTGGATAGCGGCGAAAGTGCCCGTAGGTGATGAACAGTCGAGGGGCTCCTGGTCGGATTTGGATGACCCGTTGGACCGAATCGTCGTCATGAACGACGTCCGGGCCAGTCGGCTGAAAAGCGGCGTCAATGCCTTTCTCCGCCAATGCTTGCGCCGCCTTCTCCACGGTCAAGCCGATCAAGTCCCGTTCCAATTGTTCCAGGTCCCAGAGAGCGGTCATCAAACCTCCATGATCTCCGCTTCTTTGCGCTCCGCCACCTGGTCGATCTCTTTGATGTATTTATCGGTCAGCTTTTGGATCTCCTCTTGAGCGCGTTTCCCTTCGTCCTCCGAAATGGTGTGATCCTTCTGCAGGGCCTTTACATCCTCATTGGCGTCTCGCCGCAGGTTGCGCAAGATCACCCGGTGTTCTTCAGCCCGTTTTTTCACCATTTTCACCAATTCGGTGCGCCTTTCCTGCGTCAGTTGGGGAATAACCAGGCGGATCACCGTTCCATCGCTGGTGGGCGTCAAACCTAGATCCGATTTGAGGATCGCCTTCTCGACAGCAGGCAGAACCGATTTATCCCAGGGCTGGATCGTCATCAGTCGAGCTTCAGGCGCGGAGATGTTGGCCAACTGATTGACCGGCGTCGGCGTGCCATAATACTCGACAGTCACCTTATCCAACAAGGCAGGATTGGCGCGGCCGGCGCGAATATGTTGATACTCCTTGCGCAGGGCGTCAACAGACTTCTGCATTTTTTCCTCAGTCTCTTTTTTGATCTCGTTGATCATGCTACTTCCTCCCAACCACCGTGCCGATTTCCTCGCCCATGATGGCGCGTTCAATGTTGCCCGGTATTTCGAGACCAAAGACGATCAGGGCGATCTCATTATCCATGCATAAGGACGTCGCCGTCGAATCCATCACGCCGAGTCCTTGATTGAGCACATCGATGTAGGTGAGCTCGTCGATCTTCTTCGCGTCGGGATTTTTCCGCGGATCCGAATCATAGACGCCATCAACGCCGCGCTTGGCCATCAGAATGACGTCAGCCTCAATCTCCGCCGCCCGCAGCGCTGCTGTCGTATCGGTGGAGAAGTAAGGATTGCCGGTTCCCGCGGCAAAAATGACAACACGTCCTTTTTCCAGGTGACGCATCGCCCGCCGACGGATATAGGGTTCTGCCACCTGGCGCATCTCAATCGCTGTCTGGACCCTTGTATGGACGTCACGCTTTTCTAAAGCATCCTGAAGCGCCAGCGAGTTCATGATCGTCGCCAGCATGCCCATGTAGTCAGCAGTGGCGCGATCCATGCCTTTGGCCGATCCGGCGACGCCGCGCCAGATATTGCCGCCGCCGACAACGATCGCCAGCTCCACATCACACTTCTGTTTCACATCGCGAATCTGGTCCGCGATGGAGTTGACCACATCGGGGTCGATGCCGTAACCCTTCGTACCGGCCAACGCTTCCCCGCTCAGCTTTAAGACCACTCGTTTATACTTCGGCTGCAATGGGGTATACCTCCCCTTTTCTCTTTATCCCTTCTACAAGCGGAAAGAAAATCCTCTTCCCGGCAAAAAAGCCACATTTATAAAAAAGAGAACACAACGTGTCCCCTTTTTTCGTATTGCTGTTGTCGATCTTACTTGTTGATTTCGGCCATGACTTCCGAAGCGAAGTCGTCTTGCCGTTTGGCCAGGCCTTCACCCAGTTCGAAACGGACGAAGCGACGAACATTGATGTTTTCACCGATCTTGGCGACCGCCTCGGTGATCATCTGCTGAACCGTCACATCAGGGTTCTTGATAAAGGGTTGTTCCAGCAGGCAGATCTCTTTGTAGAATTTTTCGACGCGGCCTTCCACCATTTTGTCGACGATCTTGGCCGGTTTGCCTTCGTTGAGGGCCTGGTTGCGCAGAATCTCTTTCTCTTTTTCGATCTGCTCCGTCGGAACTTCTTCACGACGGACATATTCCGGCTTGGCCGCGGCGATTTGCATGGCAATGTCCTTGCAAAGGGCCTTGTAATCGTCGGTCTTGGCGACAAAGTCGGTTTCACAGTTTACTTCGACGAGAACGCCAATACGACCGCCGCCGTGGATGTAGGCTTCAACCAGACCTTCCGCGGCAACACGGCTGGCCTTCTTGGCCGCAGCGGCCAGGCCCCGTTCACGCAGGTAAGCAACCGCTTTTTCCATATCGCCATCGGTATGAGCCAGCGCTTTTTTGCACTCCATCATGCCAGCGCCGGTCCGCTCGCGAAGTTCTTTCACCATGGCTGCAGTAACCATGCTTGATACTCCTCCTATTCGTATGACCTCATTCGGATAGTATAACCCTTTGCTTCGGCCTCTAGAAGCCTATGTAAGGGGATCGGCATCAAAAAAGGGTGACTGCGGGGTTTCCCCCGGTCACCCCCTTCTGATTACTGGGCGTCCGATTGTCCTTGGTTGCCTTCGAGCACGGCGTCGGCCATCTTTGCCGTCAGGAGCTTGACAGCGCGAATGGCGTCGTCGTTGCCAGGAATCACGTAGTCGATCTCGTCGGGATCACAGTTGGTGTCGACGATGCCAACCAGGGGAATTCCCAGGCGACGCGCTTCGGCAACAGCAATGCGCTCTTTCCGCGGGTCGATCACGAAAATCGCGCCGGGCAGGTCTTTCATGTCCTTGATGCCGCCGAGGAAGCGCTCAAGCTTTTCCTTTTCGTGGAGAAGCTTGGAAACTTCTTTCTTCGGCAGGACTTCGAAAGTGCCATCGGCTTCCATCTTTTCGAGTTCGCGCAGACGGGAGATGCGCTTTTGAATCGTCTGGAAGTTGGTGAGCATACCGCCCAGCCAGCGTTGGTTGACAAAATACATGCCGCAACGCTCGGCCTCTTCCTTGACGGAATCCTGTGCCTGCTTTTTGGTGCCGACAAACAGGATTTTCTTCCCTTGGGTCGCCACTTCGCGGATGAAATTGTACGCCTCATCGACTTTACGAACCGTTTTCTGCAGGTCGATGATATAGATACCGTTTCGCTCCGTGAAGATGTAGGGCGCCATTTTGGGGTTCCAGCGCCGGGTCTGGTGTCCAAAGTGAACACCGGCTTCCAGCAGCTGCTTCATTGAAATAACCGCCACAACATCCACCTCCTTCCAGGTTTTGCCCTCCGGTTGCTTCATTCCCCTTCCCCCACCCCGTCGCCGGGGCACCTGAGAAGCGGTCGTCAACCGTGTGGAATTAACACACCATCAAGAATGATACCATAAGTGCACTGGTAATGACAATAGAGAAAGTCGAGATTTATCGTAATTCGCTTAGGCGTTTGGCGATATCGGCTTCATCCATTCCCACCGTAAGGGAATGGGTTCCGTCCTGGAGTCGCGTCGCGTAACCGCTCTCCACGAGATAACGGTTAAAGCGTCTCGCGTCAGCGATTGCGCCGATGGCTTGCAGTTTCCGGGCCACCGTTTCCGAGGTGTCGCCGGAAGTGATGGTGATGGTGCGATTCCTTTGCGCCGTTTCGCTGCTCTGTTGCCCTTTTCCGGCGACAGAAGGCTCTCCGTTATTCGCAGAAGGCGTTTCCGTTTTTTGCGCAGGAACGGGCGAATTCTGAGAAGGCGCCGCCACCGGGCCGCCCGTCTGTGGCGCTGCTTTTTGCGTGTCAATGGAGGCGACCGAAGCAGCCTGTTGCACTTGGGGCGTACTCTCTCTAGAGACCTTTTCCAGCACCTGTGCCTCTGTGCCCGGGGTCTGAACAGGCTGCTCCGCCCCTGTGTGCGATTGCAAGACGAGTCCGGCGCCAAAAAGGAGCAGTCCTAAAGCAAAAAGAACCCTCCCGTCTCTCGACCAAAACGGACGATCGGGAAAGGTTCTCTTATCTTCTCCAGGGGAATGTCCGCGGTTCACCCTCTCATGCCCTCCTACGAAGCTCCGTCACCAACTGTACTTCCCCCTTGCCGAGATGAAGCACTTGGGCGATTTCTCCATCGTTGAGCCCGATTCGGCGCAGTTGGGGAATCAACTCGTAGCGCCGTTCTTTGCTCCACTGGCGAGGATCTCCCTCTCCCAGCGACTTCAACAGCGTTTCTCCTCTGGCCAGGGTGTTGTTGGATGTGTTGGCGCGGGCGTTTTGATGCTGCAGATATTCCTGGATATAAACAGGTCGAATGGGTTTGATGGTCTCAAAGTCCTGTACGGTGGTGTCGTGATGACGATGAGATTCCGTCTCGATCGTGGCTTCATGGTCTCGAGAATTCAGGAGATCCGGTCGGTTTTTCTGGAAGGACAGGTCGTCTGATTTGGTTTGTCCTTCAGCCGTCGCCGACAAGCCTTCCAAGCGCTCCAGAAGTTTGCGGGCCCCTTCCACCTCTCTTCGCAGATCGTCGACAACTTCGTCGCCGGTCTGCATGGCCGTCGCCAACAGTGTCTCCATATCCCGTTTAACCAGCCGGGCTTCACTCAGTTGCTTGCGCAGGCTCTCCTGCTCTCTCTTATCATGCTGGTTTTTTCGCTGCATGAATGACGATGTCAAACCGGCACCCATCAAAACGCATCCGATTCCTGTTAACAGTATGCCGGAATCCACAGTGCATCCTCCCCCGATTTCTCCTAAATCGTAATATCCAATATCTTGCCTCGCATCGGATCCCCTGCTGGCAAGATATCACCTGCCTGCTCGTCCTCTTCCGGTGTTTCCCGATGATCCTGTTTACGCTGCCGCTGTTGTTTTTGTCGCTGACGATCGTCAACACGTGACTCTTCCGAGTGGGACGATTGCTGCACCATTTTTTGACGGTGCTCCACTTGAGCTTGCGCTTGTTGCGCCACGAACTGTTGCTGCAGTTCCTGCGCCTGCTGCTGCACCTGTTGCAACCTGCCCACTTCTGTCACCTTGGGAACGATTACCTGCATATCGATGGGACGAATCGTCACCATCTACCACCCCCATCGTACCATGAATGGGCGCGAAAATCTAGGCGAAGGGAGAGAACCGGAGTTCGCCGCCATCCAGATAAATCATGGTAAAGTCAATGGGATCGCGAATGCGCGTTGTGCATTGGCCGATGCGGATATTGACACCGGGATAAAGGCGGGCCGCCACACGGATGCGACCCTTTGCCACCTGTTCAAACTCCGAATCCATACT
It contains:
- the pyrH gene encoding UMP kinase: MQPKYKRVVLKLSGEALAGTKGYGIDPDVVNSIADQIRDVKQKCDVELAIVVGGGNIWRGVAGSAKGMDRATADYMGMLATIMNSLALQDALEKRDVHTRVQTAIEMRQVAEPYIRRRAMRHLEKGRVVIFAAGTGNPYFSTDTTAALRAAEIEADVILMAKRGVDGVYDSDPRKNPDAKKIDELTYIDVLNQGLGVMDSTATSLCMDNEIALIVFGLEIPGNIERAIMGEEIGTVVGRK
- the frr gene encoding ribosome recycling factor, whose product is MINEIKKETEEKMQKSVDALRKEYQHIRAGRANPALLDKVTVEYYGTPTPVNQLANISAPEARLMTIQPWDKSVLPAVEKAILKSDLGLTPTSDGTVIRLVIPQLTQERRTELVKMVKKRAEEHRVILRNLRRDANEDVKALQKDHTISEDEGKRAQEEIQKLTDKYIKEIDQVAERKEAEIMEV
- a CDS encoding phosphatidate cytidylyltransferase, translated to MLWKRVASALVGVPLLVAVVWAGGWAMTAAVAVLAVGGFYEYLQMVRRLETDPPAWLGYGISVALVLAAHFGGEPLPAIAAAAGLAFLFHIVMAYPKVKPADGALAFTGAFAVAWLLSHLVLLRRLPNGVEAVLLAFFLTWATDTGAYFAGRSLGKRPLAARVSPKKTMEGSLGGLIAAALVGVILGPRWFPAYSWVIWLPFSLVVSALGQLGDLAESALKRIAGVKDSGDLIPGHGGVLDRFDSILWTAPATYYFLRLFEEFLR
- the tsf gene encoding translation elongation factor Ts, encoding MVTAAMVKELRERTGAGMMECKKALAHTDGDMEKAVAYLRERGLAAAAKKASRVAAEGLVEAYIHGGGRIGVLVEVNCETDFVAKTDDYKALCKDIAMQIAAAKPEYVRREEVPTEQIEKEKEILRNQALNEGKPAKIVDKMVEGRVEKFYKEICLLEQPFIKNPDVTVQQMITEAVAKIGENINVRRFVRFELGEGLAKRQDDFASEVMAEINK
- the rpsB gene encoding 30S ribosomal protein S2; the encoded protein is MAVISMKQLLEAGVHFGHQTRRWNPKMAPYIFTERNGIYIIDLQKTVRKVDEAYNFIREVATQGKKILFVGTKKQAQDSVKEEAERCGMYFVNQRWLGGMLTNFQTIQKRISRLRELEKMEADGTFEVLPKKEVSKLLHEKEKLERFLGGIKDMKDLPGAIFVIDPRKERIAVAEARRLGIPLVGIVDTNCDPDEIDYVIPGNDDAIRAVKLLTAKMADAVLEGNQGQSDAQ
- a CDS encoding isoprenyl transferase → MPPSFWPFGRSKDAEPEQSLIQQLDPQRIPQHVAIIMDGNGRWAKRRGLPRAAGHRAGVQSLRRVLETCEEFHIRYLTVYAFSTENWKRPADEVNALFDLLIEYLQRELETLHEKGVQIRAIGKVSELPESPRQELERAVRHTAANDKLTLNVALNYGGRVEIVEAVKTIARQVQEGAIDPESIDEAFLSRYLYTADVPDPDLLIRPSGELRLSNFLLWQSAYTEIWVTPTLWPDFGRKEMIQALVDFQGRDRRFGGVKV
- a CDS encoding endolytic transglycosylase MltG, which produces MNRGHSPGEDKRTFPDRPFWSRDGRVLFALGLLLFGAGLVLQSHTGAEQPVQTPGTEAQVLEKVSRESTPQVQQAASVASIDTQKAAPQTGGPVAAPSQNSPVPAQKTETPSANNGEPSVAGKGQQSSETAQRNRTITITSGDTSETVARKLQAIGAIADARRFNRYLVESGYATRLQDGTHSLTVGMDEADIAKRLSELR